In a single window of the Carassius gibelio isolate Cgi1373 ecotype wild population from Czech Republic chromosome A12, carGib1.2-hapl.c, whole genome shotgun sequence genome:
- the LOC128025684 gene encoding neurogenic differentiation factor 2-like, translating to MLTRLFNEPSLLPDMQKFGGWVDDSGSEDSKIKDEEQERCHLGDEDLEDGDVKDGSSRAQSEIAGEEDDDEDVGEDDCGDDGDGDRPKKRGPKKRKMTPARLERSKVRRQKANARERTRMHDLNSALDNLRKVVPCYSKTQKLSKIETLRLAKNYIWALSEILRNGKRPDVVSYVQTLCKGLSQPTTNLVAGCLQLNSRNFLMEQCQEGARFHLPNPSFSMHAFPYQCSRLQSTHCQSGSNAHSLRNHSFCSAYEALYTESTSPEYNSPDYESHHSPPMCVSGNFALRQQDSLSPDAERGYQYSMHYTNLQGSRSSASHGLAYGPTGTRSGSAHSETSTLAPFHDVHVHHDRAPPYDELDGFFHN from the coding sequence ATGTTGACTAGATTATTCAACGAACCTTCACTGCTCCCGGACATGCAGAAATTCGGGGGGTGGGTGGATGACAGCGGGAGCGAGGACTCCAAAATCAAGGACGAGGAGCAGGAGCGCTGTCACCTAGGCGACGAGGACTTGGAAGACGGCGATGTGAAAGACGGGAGCAGCCGGGCTCAGTCAGAAATTGCAGGGGAGGAGGACGATGATGAGGATGTTGGTGAAGATGATTGTGGAGATGACGGGGACGGAGACAGGCCAAAAAAACGTGGGCCAAAAAAACGCAAAATGACACCGGCTAGGTTAGAGCGCTCAAAAGTACGGCGACAAAAAGCAAACGCAAGAGAGCGCACACGCATGCACGATCTAAATTCAGCACTGGACAATCTACGCAAGGTCGTACCATGCTATTCAAAAACTCAGAAACTCTCCAAAATTGAAACACTAAGGTTGGCGAAGAACTACATTTGGGCGCTGTCAGAAATCCTGCGGAATGGAAAGAGACCGGACGTGGTTTCCTATgtacagacactgtgcaaaggcCTCTCCCAACCCACGACCAATCTGGTGGCTGGGTGCCTCCAACTTAACTCAAGGAATTTTCTAATGGAACAATGTCAAGAGGGAGCGCGCTTTCACTTACCTAACCCCTCGTTCTCAATGCATGCATTTCCGTACCAGTGCTCCCGTCTGCAAAGCACACACTGTCAGTCCGGGTCCAATGCACATAGCCTCCGAAATCACTCTTTCTGTTCGGCCTATGAGGCTCTGTACACCGAAAGCACGTCCCCAGAATACAACAGTCCAGATTACGAGAGTCACCACAGCCCTCCGATGTGTGTAAGTGGTAACTTTGCTTTAAGACAACAGGATTCACTGTCACCAGACGCGGAAAGAGGTTATCAATATTCTATGCATTACACCAATCTGCAAGGCTCACGTTCCTCCGCTAGTCATGGTCTTGCTTACGGCCCAACAGGAACTCGCAGCGGCAGCGCTCACTCAGAGACTTCCACCCTTGCACCGTTTCATGATGTACATGTGCACCATGATCGTGCGCCTCCATACGATGAACTCGACGGCTTTTTCCACAATTAG